The genomic interval CTTGTTTTATGTCAAATCCTGTTCTAAAATCTGATGGGGCAAGGAAGAAAAGGTGCACAGGTGAACATAAAGCTGATGGTGATAGAAGAGACATGGAAAATGAAATGGAATCAAAAAAGGGTATAAACTTGACCAATGAGTTTGGGTCTCGGAAAAATAGTTTTGATGCCGGAAAGGTTAGTGCTGCTGGAAACTCCAGAAGAAATGGTATTAGGGACATATCTCAGCAGCAAATGAAAAACATCTTGGCGGAAAAGGCTCGAACAGAGATTCGCAAGAAGCTTGATGAGTGGAAGGAGAATCAAAGAAAGCTTGATGAGTGGAAGGAGATTCGTAGAAAGCTTGATGAACGGTGTGCTTCTTCTGTATCAAAGAATACTGATGCAGAAGTTAGAGCGAAGGACAAAGAAAAGACTATTAGTGGTGTGAAGCCTGCtgcaaaaaaaattgttgattcCAAGACCAACGACAAATGTACCTCTGCTGATTCAGAGGTGCCTGGTTCTCTCTTAATGAGTGTTCCAGACCCAGATTTCCATGATTTTGATGGAGATCGAATTGAGGACACTTTTGATGAGAACCAGGTGTGGGCTGCATATGATGATGAAGATGGCATGCCGCGCTACTATGCCTTTATCCATTCTGTGATCTCAAAGAATCCTTTCCAAATGAAGATAAGTTGGCTGAGCTCTAAAACCAATGATGAATTGGCTCCGATAAAGTGGGTCAGTTCTGGTTTTCCAAAGACCACTGGAGATCTCCGACTAGGTAAACGTGCAATCTATAgtagtctcaattctttctctCACAGGGTCAACTGGACAAAAGGTTCAAGAGGACTTGTCCATATATACCCAAAGAAAGGTGATGTTTGGGCTCTATATCGGAACTGGTCCCTTGATTGGAATGAATTTACTAAAGACGATATCATACATCAATATGACATGGTGGAAGTGCTTGAAGACTACAGTGAAGAGCATGGTGTGAATGTTGCTCCACTTCTCAAGGTTGCAGGTTTCAAGACAGTATTCCGCCAGAATGCTGATCCGAGAAAAGTCAGGAACATTCCGAGGGCAGAGATGTTTCGTTTTTCACACCAGGTACCTTCATACTTGCTTACTGGACAAGAAGGTAACAATGCTCCTAAAGGTTTCTTGGAGCTGGATCCTGCTTCTACACCTATGGAACTTCTTCGGTTGATCACTGATGCGGAGATGCAAGAAATGGATATGGAAATGACGGTCAGAAATTCTTCAAAAGATGGATTGAGGAACAAGAAGCATTCAAGTAAGGAAGAAGATTCTGTGGAAGATGTTCCAAGAAAGGAGGTGGCTGAAGCACAGGCAGGGAAGGTGTGGCCGGAGAATTTGCTTGTATATAGACGGAAGCGTTTTAGGGGAAAGAGCGAGCGGTGAAGTGGCAACTAATTGTGAAAAACTGAATTGAATTGAAGATATTTTTTGTGTTCCATTTAGCCACAGAGTTAGGCTCAATTTAAATAGTCAACAAAACCATAGCTTATAATCACCAATTCAACCTAAGCTAGAGCAgattttattgtttttgctGTATATTGATGGTCCTACAATTTTGGATTTAGTGGTTGCATATGTAGGGCTCAATGTCAGCGATTTTCTAGCTTCTACAAACCAATAAAATTCAGAATCATTTATTCATCTCCATCTATATGTCTTCCCTAACTCTCAATactgatgattttttttttttgttaataattaataaattcagATGTGTTCTTTCCAGAAAACAATGAACTCATTTGAGGTTAGGATTCTACGAAAACTGAAGGTTCTTGGGTAACTGTCTTAACTGATACACCTCTTACGACTAGTCCATTATCTAGTTGTTTTAGCCTTTAGTCTTATGAAGTAAATAAATgggataaataaaaaataaactaacctgtatcaaaaaataataaaatgaactTACCTTGAGAGGTTAAATAATAGTTGAAAGTGAtcatatagttttaaaaaaaaaaaatatatattcatagTCACTTtggtttaaataatttttaagtgtccataatttaaaattataatttaatttttaatagttttaaaatcttttaGCGAAATTCTTATATTAATGgttattaaattttgttaaaagaatttaattacCGGACAAACTAATGcatatttcagtttttttaatttttacatatgtatagatatt from Cicer arietinum cultivar CDC Frontier isolate Library 1 chromosome 5, Cicar.CDCFrontier_v2.0, whole genome shotgun sequence carries:
- the LOC101503530 gene encoding uncharacterized protein; this translates as MECNKDNALRAKEMAEKRFLQKDLGGARLLAMKAQALYPNIGGLPQFLATLDVYIAAEKRIRGEIDWYKILGAQPLADDEAIRKCYRKMALALHPDKNKSVGADGAFNLISQAWTVLSDKAKRTEFDRKYMWWDSLKEISDEKPTPAPPLKLQTFWTLCTSCRTKFEYLAMYRNCNLACTSCNKSFFASEIPTPSVYANASSTSRPSHMKQHNFNSTGLGRNCHVSSRTPMSAVNLPFGSRPFSMPGGISNVLSSVSSASGAPGVFRMPSESLKRKRGDSTPFMWEEVRSGKTHAPETTVAGSVFQSSCFMSNPVLKSDGARKKRCTGEHKADGDRRDMENEMESKKGINLTNEFGSRKNSFDAGKVSAAGNSRRNGIRDISQQQMKNILAEKARTEIRKKLDEWKENQRKLDEWKEIRRKLDERCASSVSKNTDAEVRAKDKEKTISGVKPAAKKIVDSKTNDKCTSADSEVPGSLLMSVPDPDFHDFDGDRIEDTFDENQVWAAYDDEDGMPRYYAFIHSVISKNPFQMKISWLSSKTNDELAPIKWVSSGFPKTTGDLRLGKRAIYSSLNSFSHRVNWTKGSRGLVHIYPKKGDVWALYRNWSLDWNEFTKDDIIHQYDMVEVLEDYSEEHGVNVAPLLKVAGFKTVFRQNADPRKVRNIPRAEMFRFSHQVPSYLLTGQEGNNAPKGFLELDPASTPMELLRLITDAEMQEMDMEMTVRNSSKDGLRNKKHSSKEEDSVEDVPRKEVAEAQAGKVWPENLLVYRRKRFRGKSER